A region from the Crateriforma spongiae genome encodes:
- a CDS encoding DUF6883 domain-containing protein gives VRQQNFMPIPDADRAVVEDAKVRDYLLNLAHPDGGSKAIWFHSLGYDRAEWHYLAADLLAVARNCTTFDTETTRFGLKFKALGTVGWPNYRLGVVLTVWIVEDDDPPRLVTAYPE, from the coding sequence GTTCGCCAACAGAACTTCATGCCGATACCTGATGCAGACCGAGCCGTAGTGGAAGACGCAAAGGTGCGTGACTACCTGCTCAATCTTGCGCATCCCGACGGTGGCTCCAAGGCGATCTGGTTCCACTCCCTCGGCTACGACCGCGCCGAATGGCACTACCTCGCTGCTGACCTACTAGCTGTTGCTCGAAACTGCACAACGTTCGATACCGAAACCACCCGCTTTGGTTTAAAATTCAAGGCGTTGGGGACCGTCGGTTGGCCAAATTACCGCCTTGGCGTGGTCCTGACGGTCTGGATCGTCGAGGACGATGATCCACCAAGATTGGTTACCGCCTACCCCGAGTGA